A region of the Mus caroli chromosome 7, CAROLI_EIJ_v1.1, whole genome shotgun sequence genome:
gcccaggccaTGGAGGCCAGGCCCCAGCCCCACAAGCAGGCGGCAGTAGGCCTCCTTCACCACAGCTGTCTTCTTTTGTCCTGTGACAGGTCCATGAGAACCTGATCCCTGGAGGGATTAGGAGATACTGGAAAAGGGACAGGATTTAAAGACAATAGCTGCCCCACTTCTAGTGCTATTTTGGGGGAAATGtcacagacaaagaaacagaggacATTTCCCAATAAGGAGTTGGAGAAGTggggcttcccccaccccagccccactgCTCCCCTCCTACCCCAGCCCCTTCGTTTGCCTCGGATTCCTCCCATCCtgtccctctttccccttccccctacaTTCCACAAAGGGATGGGTGTATCAAGAGCAGCTTCGTCCTGAGACCCTAAAATCAGTAGCTGCCCCATCCAAACTCTGCTTTTCTAGGCCTGAAAGTCCCCAGGCTGAGATCCTCAAAGCTCACTACCCACAGATTCTGAGATCCAAATCCTATGCCCCTGTTATGTGACACCAAGAAATCTTCGCATCTCTAGGTTGGGTGCCCAATTCATACGAGCACATGTCTGGGCACTAACAGTCTCAGACCCTCAGGACTGGGGGAGGGTTGGAGGgtggtgttgagacagggtctcatataacccaaactagccttaaactcactatgtagccaaggataaccttgaattcctgattcttctgcctccctctcaTCAGAACAGTCTGCCCCGCCCCCAGATATAAGATCCTCAAATACAACCCGACACCCAAACTCAGAGACCCCTTTTAGGACACCACGAATAACAGTGGCACTGCTCCTAATAGgtggttgtttctttgtttgtattcCAAGACAGGACCTTGCTTTTTCtcagctggccctgaactcaaaaTCCTCTGCCTCAACCTCTTGAGCACTGGGACTTCTGGCCTGTACCACTGAGACCTCAGGCCCTAAGCCCTCCCCAGTTCTCTGTACCTCATACTTTCCAAACTTAATTCACGGGGGCATCTGCCCTTCTACAATTTCCCAGTCTCTGAGacgtttttgtttggttttgctttggtttgagatgatattactatgtagccctgactggtcagaactctgtaaaccaggctagacttgaactcagagacccacatgcctctgccttcagaatgcTTCCTCCACAGTGTTAAGAAGAGCACCCCCAGATTGTGTACCCCCCAGATTCTACCCCTCCACTTTTGCCACCCCAAGTCTTCCCAAAGGCTCAGGCTTAGCTGGGTTGCTgctgcctataatctcagctctcaggattgcaaactcaaggccagcctgggctaccaaatGAGActcaaagaaggaggaagaggaagaggaagaggagaggaagaggatatTCTGTTCCCACTGTCACACCTGGCCCCCATTCCCCAAAGACATCAGTGTTAAGAACTCAGAGCCAGTTACCTAAGGCTGGGTCCACAGATGCTGTAGAGGCAGTCTGAGGCTTCTGAGGACAGTGACGCACCCTCTGGATTTATAGCTAGGTGCTGAGCCCCGCCCCAGGTTGGAGGAGGGGGCGAGGATTCCGATATTCAGACACCATCCCCCATGCTCagagccctgccctgccccctctgGCTCCATCCAGTTTGGGGGTCCAACACCTGTCATCTGCTTCAACATCCCTGTTGGATTTCCATCAGCAAACACCGTAGGGTTCAGGCTACATCAGGCTACCCCTCAAGCCCTCTTAGAGTACCCAACAATACCCAGTGCTTTGGAGTTCCCAAGACTGGAAACAGTACAGGAAAAGGAGGCTTAATGACCCAGGGGAATGTCTTAAGTGAGGTTCTATTTCTACCTCTGTGTGGCTTCTCTCAAACTTCTCTTATGGCctctgtctctggcctccatctgTATATTCTGTGTCCTTCCCCCCNNNNNNNNNNNNNNNNNNNNNNNNNNNNNNNNNNNNNNNNNNNNNNNNNNNNNNNNNNNNNNNNNNNNNNNNNNNNNNNNNNNNNNNNNNNNNNNNNNNNNNNNNNNNNNNNNNNNNNNNNNNNNNNNNNNNNNNNNNNNNNNNNNNNNNNNNNNNNNNNNNNNNNNNNNNNNNNNNNNNNNNNNNNNNNNNNNNNNNNNNNNNNNNNNNNNNNNNNNNNNNNNNNNNNNNNNNNNNNNNNNNNNNNNNNNNNNNNNNNNNNNNNNNNNNNNNNNNNNNNNNNNNNNNNNNNNNNNNNNNNNNNNNNNNNNNNNNNNNNNNNNNNNNNNNNNNNNNNNNNNNNNNNNNNNNNNNNNNNNNNNNNNNNNNNNNNNNNNNNNNNNNNNNNNNNNNNNNNNNNNNNNNNNNNNNNNNNNNNNNNNNNNNNNNNNNNNNNNNNNNNNNNNNNNNNNNNNNNNNNNNNNNNNNNNNNNNNNNNNNNNNNNNNNNNNNNNNNNNNNNNNNNNNNNNNNNNNNNNNNNNNNNNNNNNNNNNNNNNNNNNNNNNNNNNNNNNNNNNNNNNNNNNNNNNNNNNNNNNNNNNNNNNNNNNNNNNNNNNNNNNNNNNNNNNNNNNNNNNNNNNNNNNNNNNNNNNNNNNNNNNNNNNNNNNNNNNNNNNNNNNNNNNNNNNNNNNNNNNNNNNNNNNNNNNNNNNNNNNNNNNNNNNNNNNNNNNNNNNNNNNNNNNNNNNNNNNNNNNNNNNNNNNNNNNNNNNNNNNNNNNNNNNNNNNNNNNNNNNNNNNNNNNNNNNNNNNNNNNNNNNNNNNNNNNNNNNNNNNNNNNNNNNNNNNNNNNNNNNNNNNNNNNNNNNNNNNNNNNNNNNNNNNNNNNNNNNNNNNNNNNNNNNNNNNNNNNNNNNNNNNNNNNNNNNNNNNNNNNNNNNNNNNNNNNNNNNNNNNNNNNNNNNNNNNNNNNNNNNNNNNNNNNNNNNNNNNNNNNNNNNNNNNNNNNNNNNNNNNNNNNNNNNNNNNNNNNNNNNNNNNNNNNNNNNNNNNNNNNNNNNNNNNNNNNNNNNNNNNNNNNNNNNNNNNNNNNNNNNNNNNNNNNNNNNNNNNNNNNNNNNNNNNNNNNNNNNNNNNNNNNNNNNNNNNNNNNNNNNNNNNNNNTGtgtcatatctctctctctctctctctctctctctctctctctctctctctctggttgggtggttggttggttagttggttggttttggtttgagtttggtttggggttttttgagacaggatctcactatggcCATCCTGGAATCCAGtatgtagaccagcctagcctcaaactcacagagatccagaggcctcttcctcccgagtgctgggatgaaacccGGCTTGCTTTCCTATTTCTGTCTCTTACAGGATCTCTGTCATCTGTCTGCCTCACTGTGAATATAGccatgtttctatttttcttttcttggtgctctaaaaaatttatttttaataaagaattgtGATATGTatgtttatcacaattgcttgTCTGagcagtggccagaagaggacatagaaTCTCTTGGCACTGAGTTACAGATATTTTGAACTGCTATGTGGatattgggaatcaaacctggatcctctaggaAAActagccagttctcttaaccccAGAGCCACGTCTTTCCTTGAGTTTGGCACGTTCTATGCCCTCTGTAGAAGAGACTAGCCCATGTGAGAAACCCATGTTAGAAACTTGCCTGTGACTCCACCCCATTTACCCTCACCCTTCTCAAGTGCCCCCAGGGTAGCAGACACACAGTTCCTTCTGGTTTGGAGAGGTTTATTCTGCAGGGATGTCCTTCAGAGCACAGTGTGGGAGCCATGGCTCAGCCCTCAAACTTTTTCTTGCGGCCTTCCATGCCACTCAGTGCATCGATATTCTTGCGCCAGTCTCCCACCTCCCGGTTTTCCTGCAAGTGGAAAGTCAGAGGTTAAGGGCCCTTTCTGGTCTCTATCTCCTGAATATCCTCTATCTACCTTCTAGCTTGCTAGACCATTCTGTGCTGGAAGCCTGTCTAAGAATATGATTCTAGAGCACTTCCTGTCTCTTCAGTCAACCCGGCAAACTTCCTGTAATCATTTCCCATCTCCCCTTGTACCTCCAGTCACACTCATGCACCTCCTGTCTCCCCATATACATCTAGTCTTCCCCCGTGTACTTCTTGTGTCGCCCATGTACTTCCTATCTCCCTATGCACTTCTGTCCCCCATGTACATCTAGTTTCCCCCATGTACTTCTTGTCTTCCCCATGCATCCCTGATTCCCCCATGCACTTCCTGTCTCCCCCATGCACTTCCTGTCTCCCCCATGCACTTCCTGTCCCTCATGCCCCCCCAGTCCTGTTGCACTTCCTGCCCCTCGCTACTTCCTCTCTCCCTAATGCACTATCTTCCCTTCTGACTTCttgaattctcttttttttaaagatttatttatttatttatttattttatgtatatgagtacactgtagttgtacagatggttgagagccatcatgtggttgctgggaattgaactcaggatctctgctcactctggccctgcTCCCTCCAACTCCGCTCACaacagcccaaagatttattatatgttaagtacactgtagctgtcctcagacacaccagaagagggcgtcagatatcACTacggatgactgtgagccaccatgtagttgctgggatttgaactcaggacctttggaagagcagtcagtgctcttagaaTTCTCTTTATCAGTAGCTTCTCACTAGACCCCAAGTgcatctgctctctctctctctctctctctctctctctctctctctctctggacctTATGGCCACTCAGGCCTTCCCCAGCATCTTCCTTCTCACCCTAGCCCACACTCACCTTCTCAATGTCCTCCTTCTTCACCTGCTTGAGGTGGGCCCTCAGGTCCAAGGATTCCTTGGCCCGGGTCCCCAGCAGCGCCTGCATCATGGCATCTGCAGAGATCCTCACTCTTCGGAGGGTGGGCCGCTTAAACTTGCCTCGGAGGTCATAGATCTTCTGGGTCAGATCTGCAATCTGGGGAGGACCATATGGGGTGTGGTACCCcatcttccctctgcttccttccttccttccaacaaACAATTCTCCCTTGTCCCTATCTTGCTCTCTGTATCtaatcttcctcctctcttccagcTCTGGCCCCAGATTAAAACCTCCAGCCTGCACCTCCATGTTCTTCCTGATGCTCCTAGCAGCATCCCTCAAAgcgtctgtactggctagttttgtgtcaacttgacacagctggagttatgacagagagaggagtttcagttgaggaaatgcctccatgagatccagctgtaaggcattttctcaaatagtgatcaagggggaaaggccccttgtgggtagtatcatctctgggctggtagtcttggttctaccaagagagcaggctgagcaagccaggggaggcaagccaataaagaacatccctccatggcctctgcatcagttcctgcttcctgacctgcttgagttccagtcctgacttccttggtgatgaacaacagtatggaagtgtaagctgaataaaccctttcctccccaatttgcttcttggtcatgatgtttgtgcaggaatagaaaccctgactaagacagcatctaaCACAACTTGAGCCCATGCTGTGCAGATCATTATTCCCTGTTCCAGAGCTCAACTCAATGCTCAGTTTCTACAGGCCTGTTTGTGCCACCCAGGCTCTACTCTGCAGAGACAGCTTCCTTTGCCGTGAGGTACCTGTGCCACTGCCTGCTTTCTGCTTAGAGTTATCTCAAGCACAAGCGTCCAGAGCCCTCAGCCCAAAGCTACAGCTGGAGATCTTGGTCTAATGTGAAGGTGCCCAGGCTTCCCCAGGCTCCCCACCTCAGTGATGTTCTTGGTGACTTTTGCTTCCACATCATATCTCTCTTCATCCACTTTGTCCACCCGAGCATGAAGCTGTCGGCATAAGTCCTGATGAAGGAACGCGTGGATGCTGAGAGGGAGGCTGGAGATTGGGTTCCCTGATCTGAGAGAGGAGACCTCTGGGTCTGAGGAAGGAGGCCTAGGCTCTGGACTCCTGAGTTTGAGAGAGGAGTGCTGGGGTCTGGACTCCTGAGTCTGAGGAAGGAGGGGGTGAAAGGAAGCTGACACCGGAATCTGCACTCCAGGGAACTTAAAGAAATATGGCCGGGAGCCAAGAATTCTGAGACCTGGCAGATAGAGGCTGGAGAAATACACTGGGTTTTGAAGCTGTAGGGCTGAACATTTTGCTTGGCATAAGGATTGCAGATCCTGAGCAGAACTGGAGATGGTGCTTATGCTCCTGATACCCAAGGGATGCCAGGCCAGAGATGAGGGACCTCGGGTCCCAGGCTCATCCGGAATCCTTGCTTTGTAAACTGGTACCTGAAGCTCTTCAAAGCCCAGTCCATCCAACTCCAAAGGCTGGCAACGAGTCCTCAGAACGCGCCCCTTCTCTCCACGTCGCTCCTCTGCCTCTCGTTCCATCTCCTGCTTCGCAATCTGTAGCATCAGAGTCTGCGGAATGGTTGGAGCAGACAACAGAATCCCAAAAAGTATAAGAATAACAAATTTCCCTCCATCCTCCAGAGAGACAGAATATCCGAACATCCAagtttgtgtcttttattcaaAACCTACCTCGTTTCTGcccgcgcgcacgtgtgtgtgtgggggggtgggtgtgggtgtgtgggggggtgggtgtgtgtggggtgtgtggacAGGGTGGGGGGGCGGGGACTGACACATTCCGGAAACGAAACCACTCCCCCAAAGCTCCGCCCACCAAAGCCCACCCACTCCGACCTCATCATCACCTTCAACTGAAGTTTTCTGGAAGCGGAGATCTTAGACTTTTTCTGCCAAGGTGATATGGAGAAAGGTCAGTGTGAGGTCCCAAAGTGGACACTGGGTGGAACTGCAAGGCATCACCACCCACTCAAGTGCATACCCATTCGGGTCACACATTCTTCAACCAGAACGCGGAGTCCACTGGAAGCCACACCCCTCGGTCCCATCTACCAATCTTTGTCTCCGACTAGAGCTACGCACTGCCTATCTGTGCACTGCTAACCACTATGCTCACGCCTAAACCTTGCTGTAGGCAAGTTCCCCACAACAGGCCGCTGTCACCAAGCCCAACCTGAACCTTTCTGAAATTCTGCCCCACCCATAGGGCTCTGCCCATCACCAAAGTGCTACCACCCTACCACCCCTTTCCAAGGCCTTGGTCCTGCCCCTTTTTAGGTCTCAGAGGATTCTTGAACCTAGAAGCCCATCCTCTTGGACCCCACCTTGGCGTGTGGCTCGGTGGCATAGGCTCGGTAGTTGGCAGAGGAGCGGCGTCGGACAGGAGCAGGCGCTGGCTGCGGTTCCCCAGCCTGGAATTGAAGCAGGCTACATCACTACCCAAACCCTCCCATCCAGCCCTTCCCGGATCCCTCACCTCTAGCGGCAGGTTCCCCTGCCCACTGGTCCCCAGTCCTCTCCGTGCAGCACCCACTCTGGACCGAGGGTTCCCTACCCCACTTCTTAGCTCACAGCTCACCGCATCGCTGCTCCTGGAGAGAGAAACCGTGAAGAGGAAATCACTGATGGTGGTCCCCCTGACTCTTGAACCCCAGGAGTCTGATTCCCAAATTCTTACCTCATTTCTACTGAAATCCAACCACCCTTGCCTCCTACTCTCTCAGGACAAGTATCCAACCTGGTTGCACCCTCAAGACCGACCACACCTCTGCCTGTTCTTTGGGGTCTCCACCCCAAGGATACCAAGATTCACATACTCGTCAGCCATGATGATCTCCAGAGGCAGAGAACAGGATCGGAGATTCCTGGAGGGTCCTGGAAGGGTGTCCCTGGTGACCTTGGAGCTCTCTAGAGGTTGGGTTCCCTCTGGGCTGCTCAAGCCTCACTGAGGACACTGAGATAAGGGGCGAGGACAAAGACTAAATATACTGCTGTCTCCTCCCCTGCCCAGGATGAGCGATAACAGGGTGTGAGGGGGAGCCGTGTGCAAAGCTCCAGTTGGGTCAACCAAGGTGCCCAGGATCtacaccccctcctcctctgactcTAGCGCCcaagctccctcctccctcagacttaGGAAAACCCGGAGCAAGGTCCCTCTTCTCTCAAATCCAAGAGTCCAGACTTCAGCTTCCCATGTTCATACCCAGAAATGCAGGCCGGCCTTCTGTCCTCACACCCAGGTCCCTCACTGAACTGTAGTCTTTGTCCAGACTTCAGCTTCCCATGTTCATACCCAGAAATCCAGGCCGGCCTTCTGTCCTCACACCCAGGTCCCTCACTGAACTGTAGTCTTTGTGACAGCTAGTatgtcctttctctcccccacGTCTCTGTCGGTTTCAGTGCCCCTGGCATGTTTGGTTTGAAGGATCTCGTCCTTCACTCCTGTGAAATTCAGCCAAGTCCACTTGCAAACCCACAATCGGGACCCATCCCTGCTGCTCCCGCCCCCTTCTTGGCACTGGAGACCAACTGAGGACAGGACACACAGAGGTGATCCTGCGCTTTTTATTTGAATCACATTCAAGGAAGGCTATGCCCTTGTCCTTCCCAAAAGCAGCATGCCAAGAAAGGCCCAAGACAAACGAGAGGAGCTGGAGCCCAGGGTTGTCCCTTCAGCCTTCGATCCTTGTCAGGATAAGTCTCAGATAACAGTCTaggacccatcccccaccccgccccccaaatAGTACAACTGAGAGTTCCAGGAAAGGAATTTGAAATTCTAGTCATATCACTGAACCGGGTTGAGAAGGAATGCAGAGTAAAACAGCATGCAGCGGTGGGCTGAGCTGGTGATGTCAATCCCTGGGCCTGCTTCAGCAGTTAAAGGGGGGCTACGTGGTCCCTGGGGTTCATGTTACATGTTTTGGAGGTGCATTCACCGAGGACGTTGCCATAGCTTCCTGGAGTGGGCTTATCACTTCTGGAGGGGAGGTCAGGTCGCCTTGGGGAAGGCTGATTGCTTCTACAGGCAGGACTAGCTCAGCCTGGGGTGGGCTCATCGCCTCTAGAGAGGGGGCCTGGTCAACCTAGGGCAGGCTTATCGATTCTGGGAGAGGGGCGCGGGTCCAGATGATTCCACAGCTGAGTCTCCGCCACCTGGAGTGGAGTCCCCTAACTTGTAGAACCTCGCAAAAGTCTCCGAGGGTTTGGTTGCAGTGTGAGGGGCGAACCCAGCCACCCGCGCTATCTCCACAACGCGGTCAGAGAACGCCTTCAACTCCTTGGGCCGCAGGTCCACCAAGAACCTATTTTGGGAAACTGTGTGTGAGGAGACCTGGCTTTTGGCCCAGCTGTGACCTTCCCATCCCACTCCTCTGGCTCACCGAGCTAATTCCACAACCAGGTTCCCTCCGGGGGCCACGCAAGCCCCGAGCTCAGGGCTGAGAAGATGGACCATCCTAAGGAGAGAAAGGACTAGGAGCTGAGATACACAGGTGGAGACGAAGGTCCAGAGCAGGATGGAGACTGCAAAGCTTAAGTTCCGAATTCTGACAACGAGAAAACTGGGGCCCAATCCTAGGTCTCTTACCCACAGGACACATAGAGGAGCTGGAACCGGCCCTGGTAGCAAGTCTTGTGGTGGAGAGTCTGCGAAGAATCGAGAGGCAGAAAGTGGATAGTGAAGGGTTCTTGAGCAGGCactgaaagagaagggaagaaaaaggtcAGCTCTagggctgaagagctggctcagttgCTAGGCGGGCTTGATACTCTTTCAGAGACCCTGAGTTTGCACCCAGAACCCAAGTTTATAACCACCTTTAACTCTAGTTTCTGGAGATATGGTGTCCTCTTGTGGCTTCCGAAGGCACCTACATGTGTGCTTGCGTGGGAGCTCACACgctcgctcacacacacacacacacacacacacacacacacacacagagagagagagagagagagagagagagagagagacagggtttctctgtgtagccttggctgtcctggaactcactctgtagaccaggatggccttgaactcagaaatccgcctgcctctctgcctttgcctcccaggtgctgggattaaaggcgtgcaccaccacagcctggctatgAATATAAATCTTGAGAGTCAAAGAGATGTGCACACAAGTCGCAAAGAATATTGGAGTTAACACtccttatcttcttttttttcctccactttttattaggtatttacttcatttacatttcaaatgctatcccggaagtcccctataccctctccccacaattcctctatccacccactcccacttcttagccctagtgtttcccctgtactggggcatataaagtttgcaagaccaaggggcctcttttcccaatgatggccaactaggtcatcttctgctaaaaatgcagctagagacacgagctctgggggtactgattagttcatattgttgttccacctatagggttgcagatcccttcagctgcttgggtatttttctctagctcctccattgggggccttgtattccatccaatagctgactgtgagcatccacttctgtgtttgccaggcactggcttagcctcacacgagacagctatatcagggtcccttcagcaaaatcttgctggcgtatgtaatagtgtctgcgtttggtggctgattatgggatggactgccaggtggggcagtgtctggatggtccatcctttcgtctcagttccaaactttgtctctgtaactccttccatgggtgttttgctcccaattctaagaagggacaacaCTCCTTATCTTCtacttttgttttgagtcaggctCTTACCTTGTAGCTGAAGATATCTGAAATTGTGACCCAAACCAGGcatttcctcctgcctcagccttctgagtgacAGGCATTCACTGTCCACACCCAGCTTTCTTAGCCttttctttaaagttattttatttatttatttatttaggtgatGGTGTGTGCCTCggtatgtgtgtgaaggtcaggtGACAACCtttactgaggcatctctctctGTCCACCATTACTTGGATTCCAGGGATAGAACTTGAGCTACAAGGCCCTGACGGCAAGCACATCTCCTTGCTGAGCTATCTTTTCGACCTTCCATGTCTTTCTAgaagccttcctttttttttagtcCTTTGGCTGAACTGGATTGCTGCAAATCTGGGGAGGTGGGCCCATGAGGCAGAgacccattttacagacaggaaagaaagtgaATGGTCCCTTGAATGAAGGCACCTAGGGAGAGATGAGTTAAGGACTGGAATAGAAAGAAGGACAGCCAGAATCCATATAGGGAAAGTGTGTAGGGAGGAATGTAAAGGGTTCCCAGTTAGAACTCTAGAGAGGGCTGAGACTCCTATTGGTGGGGGTCAGGGTTTGGGAAAAGGAggacaagagagaaaaagagaacgaACATCAACGAGAGATCTACTGTCCAGGTATTCCAAACCAGCTCCATCAAAGCTTGGGGAAAAAACAGTGACTATCTGAAGTTTGCAGCTGCTGACTACCTACCATCTGGCTCGGGCGACTCTGTCTCCTCCACATTTCCCTGAATGGCTCTCGGGCCCCTCCAGGCGGCTACTTCTTGGAACAGCTCTGTGACATTGTGCTGCGTGATCTCGCTCGCAGTCTGccgggagggggtggggggaagtgggAGGTGCCGAGGTTAGGCTCTGAACAATAGGGGTGGGTAGGGGCGGGGCTTAATGTGTACAGGTGACAGCCAGCCCCAAACTAGAATTCCTTGTTACTTTTCCAGGGCTGGATTTAGTACTTAGTAAGAGAACTGGATCATAGCTCTCCAAGATAGGGACCAAGAAGTTGGGGACAGAGCCTGTTACTTGGATGGAGACACTGGACCAAAATAAGGGGTGGAGCTCAAAAAAGCGTTGGCGCTACTAGGCGGAAAAGGCAGGCTTGGAAGGCCGAGAACAGGAACTTGTCTGCTGGCCCTAACCCTAGCCCCACCGGGCCCACACCTTGACTGGTTGTCCGTTGCTCGTCCGTAAGAGGCTTTGGTCGTCCGCCTCGATGCCAAAAGCCATAAAGGGCCCCGTGGCGATGTCCCCCCAGTATCCGCGTGCAGCCACGCGTTCCCCACGCTGGAAAAAACCAAAGGTATGAGATCGCAAGTGAGGTCCAAATTGGGGACCTTTACTGGTAGATACCTAAAACACGCAGTCCAGGCCTGCGGTAGACACGCACGTGGCTCAGGAGGCGACCCGACGCCAGAGTCCTGTTGGGCACCTGGTAAGCACtcaagtctctgagttcaaaggcaaCACCTGTGTCCCGCCAGCGTCGGAATTCCTGGATATGGATAACTTGGGCCTGGAGTAGAGGATAGGAAAGAAGGTCCTGATTAATCTGGTATAGGAACCCCAACCTATAGGAATTCCTCCAACTTCAAACTCCAGGGTCCAGACCTCCTTCCTCAGACCTAGGTAGGAGTCTAGATCCCAGCCCTCCTTCCTCATATATGGGGGCGAAGTCTcagccctcttccttctctctggacTCAGATGCTGGCCACCTGCTCCAAAGCTTCCTCACCCCTCGATCATGCAGCTTCATGCGTAGGTCCCAGTCGGCAACACCACGCCGGGCATCATAACGGGAACCCAGGTAGTGGCGCAACCTCGAGTCCCAAAGGCGACTCATGGGAAAGACTTCGGGTCCCTTCTCCCCACCAGACCAGAAACGGAACACGGCCTCCAGGGCATCCCGCTCGCGGAACTGCACAGTCAGGAAAACATGGGGAGCGACAGAGACGCAATGAGGGTTCCCCCTCCATCCCATTAGGTGGTAGTGATTATGGGGGTGGaaaaaatgaggcacagagagCAAAGTCTCCCCTAACCCTAGGCCACAGTAGTGGGAGTTACAGAGGTGGAATTGggacggggacacacacacacacacacacacacacacacacacacacacacgccagccTGCTCCAACCCCTCAATTCCTCTGAACTGCTCATTTCCATTCTTCCTGCAGCCA
Encoded here:
- the Tnni3 gene encoding troponin I, cardiac muscle, which produces MADESSDAAGEPQPAPAPVRRRSSANYRAYATEPHAKKKSKISASRKLQLKTLMLQIAKQEMEREAEERRGEKGRVLRTRCQPLELDGLGFEELQDLCRQLHARVDKVDEERYDVEAKVTKNITEIADLTQKIYDLRGKFKRPTLRRVRISADAMMQALLGTRAKESLDLRAHLKQVKKEDIEKENREVGDWRKNIDALSGMEGRKKKFEG
- the Dnaaf3 gene encoding dynein assembly factor 3, axonemal isoform X2 → MVLCPGGVCPRRWTYRQKFYVLENNLEAVARHMLIFSLALEEPEKMGLQERSETFLELWGNALLRPSVAAFLRAQASHLANLVLEPDRLEEQLPWLSLRLLKFRERDALEAVFRFWSGGEKGPEVFPMSRLWDSRLRHYLGSRYDARRGVADWDLRMKLHDRGAQVIHIQEFRRWRDTGVAFELRDLSAYQVPNRTLASGRLLSHRGERVAARGYWGDIATGPFMAFGIEADDQSLLRTSNGQPVKTASEITQHNVTELFQEVAAWRGPRAIQGNVEETESPEPDVPAQEPFTIHFLPLDSSQTLHHKTCYQGRFQLLYVSCGMVHLLSPELGACVAPGGNLVVELARFLVDLRPKELKAFSDRVVEIARVAGFAPHTATKPSETFARFYKLGDSTPGGGDSAVESSGPAPLSQNR
- the Dnaaf3 gene encoding dynein assembly factor 3, axonemal isoform X1; the protein is MTTPAGSGTGYGTVSWWGLSPALDLQAESPPVDPDSQSKTERKVPELDALLLGSVDGRHVLRTLARAALWPLRSFNFYVLENNLEAVARHMLIFSLALEEPEKMGLQERSETFLELWGNALLRPSVAAFLRAQASHLANLVLEPDRLEEQLPWLSLRLLKFRERDALEAVFRFWSGGEKGPEVFPMSRLWDSRLRHYLGSRYDARRGVADWDLRMKLHDRGAQVIHIQEFRRWRDTGVAFELRDLSAYQVPNRTLASGRLLSHRGERVAARGYWGDIATGPFMAFGIEADDQSLLRTSNGQPVKTASEITQHNVTELFQEVAAWRGPRAIQGNVEETESPEPDVPAQEPFTIHFLPLDSSQTLHHKTCYQGRFQLLYVSCGMVHLLSPELGACVAPGGNLVVELARFLVDLRPKELKAFSDRVVEIARVAGFAPHTATKPSETFARFYKLGDSTPGGGDSAVESSGPAPLSQNR